The following are encoded in a window of Castanea sativa cultivar Marrone di Chiusa Pesio chromosome 9, ASM4071231v1 genomic DNA:
- the LOC142609052 gene encoding uncharacterized protein LOC142609052, with the protein MSRPPLGTIGVILAKPGRESGKPSRVMSVRVGLGNEANKRDCQLAKRMKLSAIPILGFSEEDKKGTCQLHDDALVVTIRIEGYDVKRVLIDDGSGAKIMYPELFRGLNLKVEDLEKYDSPLVGFDGKSVIPQGMIKLPVQVEDEEVQVNFIVVSAYSPYTAILARLWLHAMGAILLTLHVKVKYPTDGRGADLEGSSAEELQRVFIGGDKERYFQVGSQLPVLEKMGLIKFLEANINVFAWTMYDILRIDPEFICHRLNVNPEAIPHKQPPQRASQDHAEAVKEEVNKLKQAGAIKEIFYPEWLANTVVVKKKNGKWRVCVNFTDLNKVCPKDPFPILRIDQLVDAIVGHPRMSFLDAFQGYHQIPISLADQEKIAFRAPNGNYHYRVMPFGLKNAGSTYQRMVTRMFEEQLGRNM; encoded by the exons ATGTCCCGACCACCATTGGGAACTATTGGGGTTATTTTGGCGAAGCCGGGGAGGGAGTCCGGGAAGCCTTCTAGGGTTATGTCGGTGCGGGTTGGTTTAGGGAATGAAGCCAACAAGAGGGATTGTCAGTTGGCTAAAAGGATGAAGTTATCAGCAATCCCCATTTTGGGTTTTTCTGAGGAAGACAAGAAGGGGACATGTCAACtacatgatgatgctttggtggttacaATTCGAATCGAGGGATATGATGTGAAACGAGTTTTGATTGATGATGGCAGTGGAGCGAAGATTATGTATCCTGAATTATTCAGGggtttaaatttgaaagttGAGGACCTGGAAAAGTATGATTCACCGCTAGTGGGCTTTGATGGGAAATCGGTGATTCCACAGGGAATGATAAAGTTGCCTGTTCAAGTAGAGGATGAGGAGGTCCAGGTTAACTTCATCGTTGTGAGTGCTTATTCGCCCTACACGGCTATCCTGGCTAGGCTATGGCTGCATGCCATGGGAGCAATTTTGTTAACCTTGCACGTGAAAGTTAAGTATCCTACCGATGGACGG GGTGCCGACTTGGAAGGAAGCTCAGCCGAAGAGCTCCAGAGGGTCTTTATAGGAGGGGATAAAGAGAGGTATTTCCAAGTGGGATCCCAATTACCTGTattggaaaaaatggggttGATTAAGTTCTTGGAGGCCAATATCAACGTTTTTGCTTGGACTATGTATGACATTCTCAGAATTGACCCTGAATTTATTTGTCATCGGCTGAATGTGAATCCCGAGGCAATACCCCACAAACAACCTCCTCAGCGTGCGTCTCAGGATCATGCCGAGGCCGTAAAGGAGGAAGTGAATAAGCTAAAGCAAGCTGGAGCTATAAAGGAGATCTTTTACCCTGAGTGGCTAGCTAACACTGTGGtggttaagaagaaaaatggaaaatggagagtgTGTGTGAATTTTACTGATTTGAATAAAGTATGCCCAAAGGATCCTTTCCCCATCCTAAGAATTGATCAACTAGTGGATGCTATTGTTGGGCaccctcggatgagtttcttggatgcttttcaaggttacCATCAGATACCAATATCGTTAGCGGATCAAGAGAAGATAGCTTTTCGTGCCCCTAATGGTAATTACCATTATcgagtaatgccttttggtctcaAGAATGCAGGATCTACTTATCAGAGAATGGTCACTAGAATGTTTGAAGAGCAGTTAGGGCGCAATATGTAA
- the LOC142609053 gene encoding uncharacterized protein LOC142609053, whose amino-acid sequence MAVHSNNEALMCKAFLSSPRPGAMRWFDALEEGSVGSFKELTRAFGARFITCSRVLKPLDALLSMAMREGKTLKTYSDRYWETYNEIDGDVEDVAVRTFTVGLPVEHGLRKSLIMKTALDMRQLMDRIDKYKRVEEDQIQGKGKAKLFQERKDPRGVGYQGHHPGRDFPGHVLLGRASLVNSLFKEPIHQILEKIRNEWRSIPKESKSSLSLPPG is encoded by the coding sequence ATGGCGGTTCACTCGAATAATGAAGCTTTGATGTGTAAAGCTTTTCTGTCCAGCCCGAGACCAGGGGCCATGCGctggtttgatgctttggagGAGGGATCAGTAGGGTCTTTTAAAGAATTAACGAGGGCATTTGGAGCTCGGTTCATAACATGTAGTAGAGTCCTCAAGCCTTTAGATGCACTTCTATCCATGGCAATGAGGGAAGGTAAGACTCTTAAAACTTATTCAGATCGATACTGGGAAACCTataatgagattgatggggaTGTCGAGGATGTGGCTGTTAGGACTTTTACGGTGGGGTTGCCTGTTGAACATGGTTTAAGGAAGTCATTGATAATGAAGACTGCTCTAGACATGCGTCAACTTATGGATCGCATAGATAAGTATAAACGAGTGGAGGAAGATCAAATTCAAGGCAAGGGCAAGGCAAAACTTTTTCAGGAAAGGAAAGATCCTCGGGGTGTGGGATACCAGGGTCATCATCCTGGGCGAGATTTCCCAGGTCATGTGTTGCTAGGGAGAGCTTCGTTGGTTAACTCATTATTTAAGGAACCAATACATCAAATATTGGAGAAGATACGGAATGAGTGGAGAAGCATCCCAAAGGAATCAAAGTCTTCACTGTCACTACCACCAGGATAA